From the Microplitis mediator isolate UGA2020A chromosome 6, iyMicMedi2.1, whole genome shotgun sequence genome, one window contains:
- the LOC130669768 gene encoding ribosomal RNA-processing protein 7 homolog A, which yields MIAEEKSIGNYRTLWLKCEATSSDRHQLFLKEHNVRKQEPEFPKGRTLFVLNVPPYATLSSIKAAFARHCGNVKFVKLMPGMGCTKGGFKVAYIVFSKESELEKALSLPKDFIFVLSSAEAPCLFGVQKWAKEYNSGVILNEKEAKESIEKYMAAYDKRVEAENNDEEEDADGWVTVSSKKKRGQFAPKRKESTIEKVQTAEVQKSKKKKLENFYTFQIREAKKQQLAELRKKFELDKQKLQQLKAQRIFKPFG from the exons atgattgcTGAGGAAAAAAGTATTGGAAATTATCGCa ctttgtGGTTAAAGTGTGAAGCAACGAGTTCAGATAgacatcaattatttttaaaagaacaCAATGTAAGGAAACAGGAGCCGGAGTTTCCGAAAGGTCGTACATTATTTGTACTCAATGTACCGCCTTATGCAACTTTGTCCTCAATAAAAGCAGCTTTTGCACGACACTGCGGAAATGTTAAATTTGTTAAACTCATGCCTGGTATGGGATGTACCAAAGGTGGATTCAAAGTTGCTTATATAGTTTTTTCGAAAGAATCAGAATTAGAAAAAGCACTTTCGTTAccaaaagattttatttttgtactgAGTTCCGCAGAAGCTCCTTGTCTATTTGGAGTACAGA AGTGGGCCAAAGAATATAATTCAGGTGtgatattaaatgaaaaagaagCTAAAGAATCTATTGAGAAGTACATGGCAGCGTACGATAAAAGAGTAGAAGCTGAAAATAATGACGAGGAAGAAGACGCCGATGGCTGGGTCACAGTTTCGAGTAAAAAGAAACGTGGACAGTTCGCTCCGAAAAGAAAAGAATCGACTATAGAAAAAGTTCAGACCGCAGAAGtacagaaaagtaaaaagaaaaaattggaaaacTTTTACACCTTCCAAATACGGGAGGCTAAAAAACAAc aattggCTGAATTAAGAAAGAAATTCGAATTAGACAAACAAAAATTGCAACAACTGAAAGCTCAAAGAATATTTAAACCCTTTGGATAG
- the LOC130669764 gene encoding integrator complex subunit 15, translating to MNYSAYPQTNSSIPDSDVKYYLRKLDFPACAKEALVSIANLSRMTGSTVRQQIQLQTDLMIEFVFGEVDKLKQQKKPESLQEFQLIEVLSDFFRDPDRSPAVRNAVFLFLFPGECPRYEILGTLVSLSISTQNRQVLDSTGMWMQQLGSTSVQSVDLAKHILNDFFVFSPNSIDKLKQLPVLVPYFTANLLTAIGEVYKFQDPPNELLKLVGDWIDDNPGLLTTSLMDNPALPSGGIPMTPITPIAGLFRWCILSSARKEPADIDKSITDERKKLYSKIQQLLMDAVLRLKDTSGNKHAISAQHLAQTTRTLTSLLEQTDSSILKASCDLAMERLAQAVSTALSVNCIYGNKQELLALLQPLACRHFLIEWTLMTYGSKVPVV from the exons atgaattattcgGCGTATCCTCAAACAAATTCATCAATACCAGACTCAGAtgtcaaatattatttacggAAGCTGGATTTTCCAGCATGTGCCAAAGAAGCGCTTGTATCAATAG cAAATTTATCACGCATGACTGGATCAACAGTGAGACAACAGATCCAACTCCAAACAGATTTAATGATAGAATTTGTATTTGGTGAAGTAGACAAACTGAAACAGCAAAAAAAGCCCGAGAGTCTTCAAGAGTTTCAGTTGATCGAAGTACTCAGTGATTTTTTCCGTGATCCAGACCGAAGTCCAGCGGTCCGTAATGccgtctttttatttttatttcctggTGAGTGCCCTAGATACGAAATTCTGGGCACTTTGGTGTCGTTGTCAATATCAACGCAGAATAGACAAGTCCTGGATTCCACGGGGATGTGGATGCAACAATTAGGGTCAACTTCTGTGCAAAGTGTTGATCTTGCAAAGCATAtactaaatgatttttttgttttctcacCAAATTCAATTGATAAACTCAAACAATTGCCGGTACTCGTGCCTTATTTTACGGCAAATTTATTGACAGCAATAGGGGAAGTTTACAAATTTCAAGATCCGCCTAATGAATTGCTAAAGTTAGTTGGTGATTGGATTGATGATAATCCAGGATTACTGACAACTTCTTTGATGGATAATCCTGCTTTGCCATCTGGTGGAATTCCTATGACTCCAATTACTCCAATCGCTGGTTTATTtag atgGTGTATTTTGAGTTCCGCGCGAAAAGAACCAGCTGATATTGACAAAAGTATAACAGATGaacgtaaaaaattatattctaaaattcagCAATTACTTATGGATGCGGTCTTGAGATTAAAAGACACCAGTGGTAACAAACATGCGATATCTGCTCAACATTTGGCGCAAACAACGCGCACGTTGACTTCACTTTTGGAACAAACGGATTCAAGTATTTTGAAAGCGAGCTGTGATTTAGCTATGGAACGATTGGCGCAAGCTGTTAGCACGGCTCTGTCTGTAAATTGTATTTATGGAAATAAAC AAGAATTGTTGGCTTTACTGCAGCCACTTGCGTGTAGGCATTTTCTAATTGAATGGACGTTGATGACTTATGGCTCAAAAGTTCcggttgtataa
- the LOC130669765 gene encoding actin-related protein 10 has protein sequence MSRPYEGIRYTSEKQVVVLDIGSAYTKFGYAGEGTPRGIVKTEVKCPETKQMRKIYKYNDTEDLYQLLVEFFHVIFFRHVVITPKDVKVLILESLLTPSKFRDTMAKVLFRHYEIGSLMLLPTHLVTISTLGWDTALVLDVGYQEATLIPIYKGVPVLKAWQSLPLASEAIHERIKNDMKEAIPEVELTEQIIEDIKVRTCFVTTLERAKKLGADDAPAPPPAVKYPGIKTIEIPGYVRERSYELLWERDADNLSISTMILDAILKCSIVTRHELAENILLIGGTTMAKGFAARLKSELMSLVSSDLYSDKLKICNFKFHTAPCKPNYTAWLGGAIFGIADLPSRCITKDTYLKTNRIPDWVNLIDNQKEVGSNYGV, from the exons ATGTCAAGACCTTATGAAGGGATACGTTATACTTCAGAAAAACAAGTTGTTGTACTAGATATTGGATCCGCATATACTAa gtTTGGATATGCGGGTGAAGGGACACCACGAGGAATCGTAAAGACGGAAGTTAAATGTCCCGAGACGAAGCAGatgcgaaaaatttataagtacaATGATACTGAGGATTTATATCAATTGCtggttgaattttttcatgttatattttttag acATGTTGTGATAACACCAAAAGATGTTAAGGTATTAATCCTGGAATCATTACTCACACCTTCTAAATTCCGTGATACGATGGCTAAAGTATTATTTCGACATTATGAAATTGGTTCACTGATGCTTTTACCAACACATTTAGTGACAATTAGCACCCTGGGATGGGATACTGCACTTGTATTAGACGTAGGGTATCAAGAAGCTACTTTGATTCCCATTTATAAAGGTGTTCCTGTTCTCAAAGCATGGCAGAGTCTGCCACTGGCTTCTGAAGCCATTCATGA GCGTATTAAAAATGACATGAAAGAAGCGATTCCGGAGGTAGAACTCACGGAACAAATAATCGAAGATATCAAAGTCAGAACTTGTTTTGTAACAACTTTAGAACGTGCTAAAAAATTGGGTGCTGACGACGCGCCAGCACCTCCACCAGCAGTTAAATATCCAGGGATAAAGACAATTGAAATTCCTGGATACGTTAGAGAAAGATCTTATGAATTATTATGGGAACGGGATGCTGATAATTTGAGTATATCTACAATGATATTAGATGCTATACTAaag TGCTCTATTGTAACTCGTCACGAGCTTGCGGAAAATATTCTTTTGATTGGCGGAACGACAATGGCCAAAGGATTTGCTGCTCGTCTTAAATCAGAACTGATGTCACTTGTATCAAGTGATTTATATTCAgacaaactaaaaatatgtaattttaaatttcatactgctCCATGCAAACCTAATTACACAGCTTGGTTGGGCGGTGCTATTTTTGGTATCGCTGATTTGCCATCTAGATGTATTACCAAAGACACTTATTTGAAAACTAATAGAATTCCTGACTGGGTCAATTTGATTGATAATCAGAAAGAAGTAGGATCTAATTACGgtgtataa
- the LOC130669767 gene encoding eukaryotic translation initiation factor 3 subunit F isoform X2, which yields MAHDLVVKVHPTALFQIVSAYDRRNSNSHRVIGTLLGTVEKGVVEVTNCFCVPHKESDDQVEAELSYAMDLYDLNHRVNAQENIVGWWATGKEVTTHSSVIHEYYARECNNPVHLTVDTTLVNTTRMGIKAYVCVQLGVPNGKQGCMFTPTKVEITCYEPEIVGLQLCQKTQKAPSGQTKLGGGVEPMMDLAQIAEASSKLSTMLEQVLTYVDNVLDGKQPPDNQVGRALLDMVNSVPKMTSDQFDEMFNSNVKDLLMVVALSQLIKTQLQLNEKLTLLTTL from the exons ATGGCTCACGATCTTGTTGTCAAAGTCCACCCGACGGCTTTATTTCAAATAGTTAGCGCATATGACAGGCGTAATTCAAATTCCCATCGTGTAATTGGAACTTTACttg GTACGGTAGAAAAAGGAGTCGTTGAAGTTACAAACTGCTTCTGTGTACCACACAAGGAATCAGATGATCAAGTAGAAGCCGAATTGAGTTACGCGATGGATCTCTATGATCTAAATCATCGAGTTAATGCGCAAGAAAATATTGTCGGTTGGTGGGCTACAGGGAAAGAAGTCACTACACATTCATCGGTTATTCATGAGTATTACGCACGTGAGTGTAATAATCCAGTGCATTTAACTGTTGATACTACGCTGGTAAATACAACGCGTATGGGAATAAAAGCTTATGTTTGTGTACAACTTGGAGTACCTAATGGCAAGCAAGGATGTATGTTTACTCCTACTAAAGTCGag ATCACGTGTTACGAGCCAGAAATCGTTGGACTCCAACTATGCCAGAAGACCCAAAAAGCTCCATCAGGACAAACTAAACTGGGAGGTGGAGTAGAGCCGATGATGGATCTCGCACAGATTGCTGAAGCCAGCTCAAAACTATCGACGATGTTGGAGCAAGTTCTTACTTACGTCGACAATGTACTTGATGGCAAGCAGCCACCAGACAACCAAGTTGGTCGAGCGCTTCTTGATATGGTCAACTCTGTTCCCAAGATGACCAGCGATCAATTTGACGAGATGTTCAACAGCAACGTCAAGGATCTTTTGATGGTTGTTGCTTTatctcaattaattaaaactcaaCTTCAGCTCAATGAGAAACTTACACTTTTAACTACTTTGTAA